GTACGGGACGTTCGCCTCCGCGAGCAGCACGTTCATGTGGCCCGGCATGCGACCGGCGACCGGATGGATGGCGTACTTCACCTCGATGCCCTTCGCCTCGAGCAGGTCCGCGAGCTCGCGCACGTTGTGCTGCGCCTGTGCGACCGCGAGCCCGTAGCCGGGCACGATGATCACGCTCTGCGCGTAGCCGAGCAGGATCGCGGCATCCTCAGCGCTGACCTCGCGGAAGGAGCGGCCGTCGTCCGTCTTCGCGCCCGCCGTCACCGTGCCGGCGGCGCCGAACGCGCCGAAGAGGACGTTCCCGAGCGAGCGGTTCATCGCCTTCGACATGAGGCGGGTGAGGATGGTTCCCGAGGCACCGACGAGGGTGCCAGCCACGATGAGCATCTGGTTGCCGATCGAGAAGCCAGCCATCGCGACGGCGAGCCCGGTGTACGCGTTCAGGAGCGAGATGACGACCGGCATGTCGGCTCCACCGATGGGCATGACGAGCGCGACGCCGAACGCCAGAGCGATCAGCCCGACCAGACCGAGCACGAGCTCTCTCGGCGCGGCGATCATGCCCGCAGCGTCGGCCACCAGCACCAGCGCGAGCAGGAGCATGCCGCCGAAGAGCCCACCGGTGACGAGCTGCTGGCCCGCGTACTTGAAGGCCTTCGCGTCGATGAGGCCCTGCAGCTTGCCGAACGCGATGATGCTGCCGGAGAACGAGACCGAGCCGATGATCAGACCCAGCAGGATCGCGACGACCTCGCCGACCGACGCGCCGCCCGCGCTCGCCGCGCGCAGGTACTCGAGCAGCGACACCAGCGCCGCCGCGCCACCGCCTGCGCCGTTGAAGATGGCGACCATCTGCGGCATCGCGGTCATCGGGACCTGTCGCGCGCCGACGACCCCGATGACCGTGCCGATCGCCATCGCTGGTAGGACGAGGATCCACGCGGCGGCGACCTGCTGCTCGAGGAATGTCGCGATGACCGCCGCGAGCATGCCCGCCGCGGCGACGCGGTTGCCCATCTGCGCGGTGGTCGGACCGGAGAGTCCCTTCAATCCGAATATGAAAGTGATCGCGGCGATCAAGTACACCCACGGAACGAGCTCACGAAGCTGTTCCACTACTTCTTCTCCGCGGGCTTCGCCGGTCGCGGGCGCGCCTTGAACATCTGCAGCATCCGGTCGGTGACGACGAAACCGCCGACGACGTTGATCGTGCCGAGCACGACCGCGAGGAAGCCGAGCAGCGTGCCGAGCGGCCCCGGCAGCGCGGTCGCGACGAGCAGGGCGCCGACGATGATGATCCCGTGGATCGCGTTCGCGCCCGACATGAGCGGCGTGTGCAGCGTGCTCGGGACCTTGGAGATGACCTCGTTGCCGACCCAGATCGCGAGCATGAAGACATACGCGCCGAGAAGGACCTCGTTGCTCACGCGCGCGCTCCCGCGGCCGCCGGCTGCATCGCCTTCTTCACACCCTCGTGGACGACCTCACCACCGTGTGTGATGACCGTGCCCTTCACGACCTCGTCGCCCAGGTTGAGGTCGAACGTTCCGTCCTTCTTGATCATCAGCGCGAGCAGGCTCGCGACGTTGCGCGAGTACATCTGGCTCGCGTGGAACGGCATCGTTGCCGGGATGTTGAGCAGGCCGATGATCGTCACGCCGCTCGAGACGACGGTCTTGCCGGGTTCGGTGAGCTCGACGTTGCCGCCGGTCTCGGCCGCGAGGTCCACGATTACAGAGCCCGGCTTCATCGTCGGGATCATCTCCTTGGTGATGAGCACCGGTGCCTTGCGACCGGGGATCGCGGCGGTCGTGATGATGATGTCGTTCTCGCGCGCGGCCTTGGCGAGGAGCTCGACCTCTTTGCGGTGCGCCTCCTCGGAGAGCTCTTTCGCGTAGCCGCCGGCGCCGGCCCCGCTCTCGCCGAGGTCGATCTCGAGGAACTTCGCACCGAGGCTCTGCACCTGCTCCTTCACGACGGGCCGGGTGTCGAACGCCTCGACGACAGCGCCGAGGCGGCGCGCCGTCGCGATGGCCTGAAGCCCGGCCACGCCGGCGCCGATGATCAGCGCCTTCGCAGGCGCGATCGTGCCGGCCGCCGTCGTGAGCATCGGGAAGAACTTCGGGAGCGCCGCCGCGGCGAGAAGGACCGCCTTGTAGCCCGCGACGGTCGCCTGTGACGAGAGCGCGTCCATCGGTTGCGCGCGGGTGATGCGCGGGATCGCGTCCATGCTCAGCGCGGTCATCTTGCGCTCGGCCAGCGTTCTCGCGAGAGCGATGTTGACCAGGGGCTGCAGGAAGGCGATCAGGACCGTCCCCTCGCGGAGTTTGCCCACCTCCGCGTCGGTCGGGCGCTGCACCTTCGCGACGAGCTCGGCGTCAAATGCGTTGTCGACGAGCTGCGCGCCGGCCTTCTCGTAGGCGTCATCCGGGAACGCGGACGCAACGCCCGCGCCGCGCTCGACGACGACCGTGTTCCCCGCCTTCGCGAGCCGCCCGACCGTCTCGGGGACGAGCCCGACACGCGTCTCGCCGGGCATGGTCTCCTTCGGGACGCCGATCTTCATTGGACGACGAAACGCTAGCAGGTGCGCTGACGCGTTGCGCGCGGTACCGTGCGCGGCGGGATGGAAGGTATCTGGGCGGTGCTGCGGGAGCGGCTCGACTACGCGTCGTTCGTGCCGCGGCTCGTCCCCGACATCGAGCGCGCTGAGCTCCGCCGGCGCGACGGCAGCACGTACTACGTGCTGAAGAACCCACGTGGCGAACGCGGCGCGGGTCTGTACGTGCGGCTCGAGCCGGAGGATCTACGCCTCGTCGATCTCATGGACGGCCAGCGGTCGGTTCAGGACATCCTGGTCGTGCATCTCGAGCAGCAAGGCACCTTCGCCCTCGACCGCCTGGCTCGAGTGACCGCGGTGCTCGGCGCGAACGGATTCTTCGGCGAAGAGCGCGCGCCCGTCTACGAGAAGCTGGCTGCGCGACGGGCGATGCGCGATCCGCTGACGCGCGCGTCGATGCTCCTGCGCAAATTGATCATGTGGGACATCGCGCGGTGGAATAACGCGGACCGCGCGGTGGATGCGATCTACCGGTTCGGCGGACGCCTCGCGTTCACGCGGATCGGCGGGACGTTGCTGGTGCTTCTCGCGCTGGCGGGGATCGTCGTCTGGATCCGAGAGCTGGGCACCGGACGTCACGGGCTCGCGACGGTGAATGGCAACTACACGCTGGGGATCCTCGCCTTGACTCTCCTGCAGGTCGTCTCGATCTCCGTCCACGAGGCCGGACACGCGCTGGCGATCCGACATTACGGCCGTCGGGTCCGCCGCCTTGGTCTGATGATCTACTACCTCTTCCCGTGCGCGTACGTCGACGCGACCGACATGGCGATGTCTTCGCGCGGACAGCGGATCGTCGTCTCCCTCGCGGGTCCCATCGGCGGCGCGACCGTCGGTGCGATCTGCGCGTTCATCGCGGCGTTCGAGGGCGGCATCGTCGGAAGCGTCGCGTTCCAGGGGGCCAGCCTCTTCACTTTTCAACTGGTGCTCAACCTCCTCCCGATCCTCGAGCTCGATGGATACAACGTGCTCGTGGATCTGCTGGACGCTCCATTCCTCCGTCAACGCTCGATGGCGTTCGCGCGGACGGCGATCGTTCGGAAGCTGCGACGTCGCGAGCGCTGGTCACCCGGGGAGGTCGGTCTCGGTCTATTCGGGGCCATAGCGATCGTCACGTCTGTCCTCATCCTCGTCTTCTCGCTCACCCTGTGGCAGTCGCGGGTCGCCACCGCGGCGAAGGAGCTGATCGCCTACGGACCGGTCGGCGTGCTCGGCCTCGCCCTGCTCGTCGTTGTCTTCGTCGGCCCTCTGCTGGTGGCCCTCGTGGCGCGGCTGGTCGGCGCGGTCCGTACCTTCGCGCGCCTACGCGGCGCGCGCGCGCGTCAGGCGCGGCTCGGGACCGTCCAGGAACGTGCTGCGGTGCTGGCGCGCGTGCGCTTCTTCGCCACCCTCTCCCGGCCAGCGCTCCTCGCCATCGCCTCTCACCTTGAGGAGCAGCCGGTGGAGGTCGGCGCGACCGTCGTGGTGGCCGACGAGGTGGGCGACCGGTTCTACCTCGTCCGCTCCGGACGGCTTCAGGCCATCGGACGCGACGGAGAGGTCCTGGGCACGATCCTCGCCGGGGAGGGCTTCGGCGAGATGGCGCTGCTGGATCGCAAGCCGCGCGGCGCGACGGTCCGCGCGCTGGAGCCGTGCGAGCTCTGGTCCCTGGACCGCGGGCACTTCGAACGCTGGGTGCGCGACCGTTACGAGGTCGCCGCCCGCATCCGCGCGTCAGCCGAGGAGCGCGCCGCGCTGGCCTCGCTGCCGTTCTTCCGAGGCCTCGACGCACTGGAGCTCGACCGGATCGCGGCGCGGCTCGTCACCCGCCGGGTGCCGGCCGGCCAGACCGTCTTCTCGGAGGGAGATCCAGGGGACCGTTACTACGTCGTCCGCGACGGCCAGGCGGAGGTGTCGATCGCCGGCGACGTCGTCCGGAGCCTGGGCCGGGGGGATTCGTTCGGGGAGCTGGCCCTTCTCTACGGGCATCCGCGGACCGCCACGGTGACCGCCCGGACGGATCTGGTGCTGGCCGGGCTCGGCCGGGAGGACTTCCTACGCCTCGTCCGGGGCTCCCGGGAAAAAATAGGCGAATTCCGCGCGCGAACGGCGCATTATGTCGGCGCCGGGCTGGGCTCGGCGGCGCGAGGAGCGTGAGGAAGCGGGGAGTGTGACAGGTTGGACTGCTGGACATGCGAGCGGACTGCCTTGGGAGCGTGTCGCTTTTGCGGCCGCGGCACCTGCCGCGAGCACGCGAAGACGCACCCGTTCCTCATCGATGTGTTCCGCGGCAACAAGCACCAGACGCTCCGTGCGCTCGTCGTCGAAGACGCCCTGCACTGTGGCGTCTGTCGGCCGCGCGGCGATCCGGTCGATCTGCCTGAGCTTGAGTAGTAGAGGGGGGTAGGGAAATAGCCGAATGTCATCAGGATTACAGAGGACGCGTCGTACCGGTGGACGAAGCGCGCTTCGGTCAGGACCAATCTGCCGGCAGCACCAAAACGCAGGAGGATTGACATGTCGAAGGATGCACTCGCAAAAGTCGTCCAGCGCGCAATCAGCGACGCCGCCTTCCGGCGCCAGCTGAACTCGGACCCCACCGGCGCGCTTCGCGGTTTCGATCTCAGCACCGATGAGCTGTCTGCGCTCCGCACCGGCGATGCGGGCCGTCTCTCCACCTTGGGCATCGACCAGCGCATGAGCAAGGCGTTCGCGATCGGAGGCGGGCTCGCTTCCACGCGCATGTCCCAGAGTGATCTGACGCCGGGCGGTGGTCCCTCGATGGTCGACGACGCCTCGGGCGCGTCTGCCAAGACGGTCATCCCCGCAGACCCGACACGGCCTGGTGGCTCCGCCGATCTCGATGGTGGGATCAGCGGTACGAGCACGGTTCGCGCGGGCGACGACTACAAGTTCGCCGGCCGAGTGGCCCCGGAAGGTGGCAGCTCAGTCCGGACCGGCGACGACTGGAAGTTCACCGACCGCGTGGCCGCGGACACTGGCAACACAGTCCGGACCGGCGACGACTGGAAGTTCGCGGACCGCGCTTCACAGGGCGCCGTCGCACCGGTAGAGGGTTCGCCTGAGGCCACCGCGCTTGAGAACAAGGCCAGCGGTGGTATGGCGAACTACCCAGCGCACGACGGACTCGCTGGCCCATCAGGTGCTAGCTCGGTCCGCGCCGGCGACGACTGGGCTCGCAACAGCGCAGGGATCGCGGACTCCGGTCGCATCGGCTCTGCGCGTCTCGACGACGCCAGCGGCGCGGCCGACAAAGCGAGCGTGATCCACGACGACCCCAACGGTTTCCTCGCAGCGAACGCCGACGCGGGCGGCTCGGTCGTCAGGGCGAACGTGATCCACGACGACCCGAATGGCTTCCTCGCGGCGAACGCCGACGCGACAGGCGGAGCGGACATGCCGACGACTGCGTTCATCGACGAATCAGAGAGCTATCTGACCAAGGTCGGCTACGACGCGACCGCGGATTCGGCCAGCGGTGGCGCGACCGCGATCCACGACGATCCCGATGGCTTCCTCGCCGCGAACCAGGACGCGAGTGGCGCTGACAGCGCAACCCCGACCACGGACGCCGAGGGCGGACCGCACATCACTCCATAGGAACGATCCACGCGGGTGGCATGGGGAACGAGCGGCTCGAAAGAGCCGCTCGTTTCGTCTAGTAGCGGATCTCTCTTTTCAGCAGCGCCGGATCCACGATCTCTACCTGCCCGCGGCCGAGCTTCACCCCGCCGCGGCGCTCGAGATCCACGAGCACGCGGTTCACCGCGACGCGCGTCGCGCCGACGAACGAGGCAAGGTCCTCCTGGGTCAGCAAGATGACGTTCGGCGCGCCGAGCAGCTCGTTCTGATCGAGCAGGAGCTTCGCGACGCGCCCGGGCAGATCCAGGAACACGAGATCCTCGATGTGGCCGGTGCTGCGACGGATGCGCGTCGCGAGCAGTGCGAGGAGCTGCCGCATCGCGTCGGGACTGCCGCGCAGCACGTCCATGAAGTCGCGATTCGCGAGGGCGAACGTGGTCGTCTCCGTGATCGCGGTGACGGTGGCGGAACGCGGCCCCTCGTCGAAGAGCGAGATCTCGCCAAAGACATCACCGCCGCGGTGCAGCGCGATCACGACCTCCTGCCCACCCTCTTCGGGCACGGAGACCTTCACGGTGCCGGACGCGATGAGATACACGTGGCCCGCGGGATCGTCGCGGTGGAAGATGACCTCGTTGCGCTGGAAGTGCTTCGAGCGCATCCGCGCCGCGAGCTCGAGACGCTCGCGCTGTCCAAGCGGCGCGAAGACCGGCGAGTGCGCGAGGACGTCCGCGATCCCCGTCGCGTCCACGGGACTATGCGGCGACCCCGACGAGCTTCTCGAGACGCGGTCGGACCTCGTTCGCGAGCCGTTCCATGCTCTCCGTGTCGTAGGGATAGGCGAAGCCGACGATGTAGCCGCGGATCCCGACGTCCCAGTAACGCTTGAGGTGCGTCGCGACCTCGTCGTTGTTCCCGATGAACGCGTTGGGGCGGTTCATGCCGTGATGGTGCTTCGCGATCTCGGAAAGAACGGCCTCGCCCTCAGCTTTCGTGTCGCGGACCACGAGCCAGCTGCCGCCATACGGCTCGACCTGCGAGGGATCGCGACCGGCGTCGGCGCAGTGCTGGCGCAGGATCTCGAGCTTGCGCGCCATCGTCTCCGGCGGACCGAAGCCGTGCCACATGTCCGCGTAGCGCGCCGTGGTGCGCAGCGTCTTCTGCTCGCCCCCGCCGCCGATCATGATCGGAAGGCGCTTCTGCACGGGTCGCGTGTTCAGCACCGCGTTCCTGAGCGTGTAGTACCTACCCTTGTAGGTCACGCGCTCGCCCTCGAGGAGGGCTCGGATGACCTTCGCCCCCTCGGCGAAGCGGCGCGAGCGCTCGCCCGGCGTCCCGAGATCGATCCCGTATGCCTTGTGCTCGGTCTGATTCCATGCGGCGCCGATGCCGCAGATCGCGCGGCCGTTCGAGACCTGATCCAGCGTCGCGGAGATGTTCGCGATCACGGCCGGATGGCGGTAGGTGATACCCGACACCATCGCGCCGAGGCGCACGCGCTGCGTGACCGCCGCGAAGGCGGCCAGGATCGTCCAGGCTTCGAAGTTCGGCCGCTCCTCCTCACCCGAGAGCGCGTAGAAGTGGTCCCAGGTCCATACGGAGTCGATGCCGATGCGGTCGGCGAGCTGCGCGGCATCTCGCATCGCGGGCCAGGTCGTGTTCTGCGGCCAGAGTTGGAAGCCGAGTTTCATGAGCGAACGCGAAGCGTATGCTCCTTTTTCTCATGGCGCTCGACACCAAGCGACCGACCGACACCGCCGCGGTCGTGAGGGACACCAAGGACCACGTCCTCGTCTCATGGTCGGCGCAGGGCGCTCTCTCGCCGCTCGTCATCACCGGCGCGAAGGGGTCCTGGCTATACGCCGGCGAGCGGCGGATCCTCGATTTCTCTTCCGGCCTCA
This genomic interval from Candidatus Limnocylindria bacterium contains the following:
- a CDS encoding NAD(P)(+) transhydrogenase (Re/Si-specific) subunit beta, with protein sequence MEQLRELVPWVYLIAAITFIFGLKGLSGPTTAQMGNRVAAAGMLAAVIATFLEQQVAAAWILVLPAMAIGTVIGVVGARQVPMTAMPQMVAIFNGAGGGAAALVSLLEYLRAASAGGASVGEVVAILLGLIIGSVSFSGSIIAFGKLQGLIDAKAFKYAGQQLVTGGLFGGMLLLALVLVADAAGMIAAPRELVLGLVGLIALAFGVALVMPIGGADMPVVISLLNAYTGLAVAMAGFSIGNQMLIVAGTLVGASGTILTRLMSKAMNRSLGNVLFGAFGAAGTVTAGAKTDDGRSFREVSAEDAAILLGYAQSVIIVPGYGLAVAQAQHNVRELADLLEAKGIEVKYAIHPVAGRMPGHMNVLLAEANVPYEKLFDMEQINEDFQRADVALVIGANDVTNPAARKDTTSPIYGMPILNVDQAQNIIVIKRSMKPGFAGIDNELYLDPKTGMLFGDAKEAVGRVVAELKKAS
- a CDS encoding NAD(P) transhydrogenase subunit alpha produces the protein MSNEVLLGAYVFMLAIWVGNEVISKVPSTLHTPLMSGANAIHGIIIVGALLVATALPGPLGTLLGFLAVVLGTINVVGGFVVTDRMLQMFKARPRPAKPAEKK
- a CDS encoding Re/Si-specific NAD(P)(+) transhydrogenase subunit alpha, whose amino-acid sequence is MKIGVPKETMPGETRVGLVPETVGRLAKAGNTVVVERGAGVASAFPDDAYEKAGAQLVDNAFDAELVAKVQRPTDAEVGKLREGTVLIAFLQPLVNIALARTLAERKMTALSMDAIPRITRAQPMDALSSQATVAGYKAVLLAAAALPKFFPMLTTAAGTIAPAKALIIGAGVAGLQAIATARRLGAVVEAFDTRPVVKEQVQSLGAKFLEIDLGESGAGAGGYAKELSEEAHRKEVELLAKAARENDIIITTAAIPGRKAPVLITKEMIPTMKPGSVIVDLAAETGGNVELTEPGKTVVSSGVTIIGLLNIPATMPFHASQMYSRNVASLLALMIKKDGTFDLNLGDEVVKGTVITHGGEVVHEGVKKAMQPAAAGARA
- a CDS encoding cyclic nucleotide-binding domain-containing protein, coding for MEGIWAVLRERLDYASFVPRLVPDIERAELRRRDGSTYYVLKNPRGERGAGLYVRLEPEDLRLVDLMDGQRSVQDILVVHLEQQGTFALDRLARVTAVLGANGFFGEERAPVYEKLAARRAMRDPLTRASMLLRKLIMWDIARWNNADRAVDAIYRFGGRLAFTRIGGTLLVLLALAGIVVWIRELGTGRHGLATVNGNYTLGILALTLLQVVSISVHEAGHALAIRHYGRRVRRLGLMIYYLFPCAYVDATDMAMSSRGQRIVVSLAGPIGGATVGAICAFIAAFEGGIVGSVAFQGASLFTFQLVLNLLPILELDGYNVLVDLLDAPFLRQRSMAFARTAIVRKLRRRERWSPGEVGLGLFGAIAIVTSVLILVFSLTLWQSRVATAAKELIAYGPVGVLGLALLVVVFVGPLLVALVARLVGAVRTFARLRGARARQARLGTVQERAAVLARVRFFATLSRPALLAIASHLEEQPVEVGATVVVADEVGDRFYLVRSGRLQAIGRDGEVLGTILAGEGFGEMALLDRKPRGATVRALEPCELWSLDRGHFERWVRDRYEVAARIRASAEERAALASLPFFRGLDALELDRIAARLVTRRVPAGQTVFSEGDPGDRYYVVRDGQAEVSIAGDVVRSLGRGDSFGELALLYGHPRTATVTARTDLVLAGLGREDFLRLVRGSREKIGEFRARTAHYVGAGLGSAARGA
- a CDS encoding Os1348 family NHLP clan protein translates to MSKDALAKVVQRAISDAAFRRQLNSDPTGALRGFDLSTDELSALRTGDAGRLSTLGIDQRMSKAFAIGGGLASTRMSQSDLTPGGGPSMVDDASGASAKTVIPADPTRPGGSADLDGGISGTSTVRAGDDYKFAGRVAPEGGSSVRTGDDWKFTDRVAADTGNTVRTGDDWKFADRASQGAVAPVEGSPEATALENKASGGMANYPAHDGLAGPSGASSVRAGDDWARNSAGIADSGRIGSARLDDASGAADKASVIHDDPNGFLAANADAGGSVVRANVIHDDPNGFLAANADATGGADMPTTAFIDESESYLTKVGYDATADSASGGATAIHDDPDGFLAANQDASGADSATPTTDAEGGPHITP
- a CDS encoding Crp/Fnr family transcriptional regulator — translated: MDATGIADVLAHSPVFAPLGQRERLELAARMRSKHFQRNEVIFHRDDPAGHVYLIASGTVKVSVPEEGGQEVVIALHRGGDVFGEISLFDEGPRSATVTAITETTTFALANRDFMDVLRGSPDAMRQLLALLATRIRRSTGHIEDLVFLDLPGRVAKLLLDQNELLGAPNVILLTQEDLASFVGATRVAVNRVLVDLERRGGVKLGRGQVEIVDPALLKREIRY
- a CDS encoding TIGR03560 family F420-dependent LLM class oxidoreductase, coding for MKLGFQLWPQNTTWPAMRDAAQLADRIGIDSVWTWDHFYALSGEEERPNFEAWTILAAFAAVTQRVRLGAMVSGITYRHPAVIANISATLDQVSNGRAICGIGAAWNQTEHKAYGIDLGTPGERSRRFAEGAKVIRALLEGERVTYKGRYYTLRNAVLNTRPVQKRLPIMIGGGGEQKTLRTTARYADMWHGFGPPETMARKLEILRQHCADAGRDPSQVEPYGGSWLVVRDTKAEGEAVLSEIAKHHHGMNRPNAFIGNNDEVATHLKRYWDVGIRGYIVGFAYPYDTESMERLANEVRPRLEKLVGVAA